From one Xiphophorus hellerii strain 12219 chromosome 18, Xiphophorus_hellerii-4.1, whole genome shotgun sequence genomic stretch:
- the LOC116737305 gene encoding extracellular calcium-sensing receptor-like: MTVMPKLKRPGLFFLLLLHSGAFSSVPSSLFPSSCLLQGRFHLNGMHKAGDLILGGLFQVHFFSMFPDQSFTTEPQQLTCHSFDLLGFRQAQTMAFAIDEINKNSRLLPNVTLGYSLYDNCLTLGVGFRAALALISGQEEHIVLNETCEGAPPVVGLVGDSSSTRTIAISTVLGLYRVPMVSYFATCACLSDRQRFPSFFRTIPSDAFQVRAMLQILKHFGWTWAGLLISDDDYGLDAARSFNSDLDVSGGGCLAYVEILPWEKDLNEFKRIVDVMRKSTARVVVVFAHEGMIINLMEEVVRQNLTGLQWLASEAWSTAAVLQTPDLMPYLGGTLGIAIRQGEIPGLRDFLLQTRADLQHNTTYENSMANQFWEFTFQCKFAPAPSGWVEDGGRICSGDEDLKAVETEFLDVSDLRPEYNVYKAVYALAYALDELLRCEPGKGPFSEESCTTLQTLQPRQLVYYLERVNFTTSFGDQVSFDENGDALPIYDVMNWLWLPDGQTKVQNVGDVKVSPFNGEQLTLDGDKIFWNFQSKKPPRSVCSENCPPGTRVVRKKGEPECCFDCIPCSEGMISNYTNSLECFSCPEDFWSSPRRDHCVLRQTEFLSYQEPLGICLTAASLLGTFICAVVLGIFIYHRSTPIVRANNSELSFNLLLSLKLCFLCSLLFIGRPRLWTCQLRHAAFGISFVLCVSCILVKTMVVLAVFKASKPGGGASLKWFGASQQRGTVLVLTSVQAAICTAWLVSSSPSPHKNTKYHNDKIVYECVVGSTIGFSVLLGYIGVLALLSFVLAFMARNLPDNFNEAKLITFSMLIFCAVWVAFVPAYVSSPGKYADAVEVFAILASSFGLLMALFGPKCYIILLRPERNTKKALMGRSTIGTT, encoded by the exons ATGACTGTCATGCCAAAACTAAAGCGCCCAGGCCTATTCTTTCTTCTACTGCTGCACTCCGGTGCTTTTTCTTCTGTGCCCTCCTCTTTGTTTCCCTCCTCCTGTCTGTTACAGGGAAGATTTCATCTAAATGGCATGCACAAGGCTGGGGATTTGATACTCGGTGGGCTGTTTCAGGTCCACTTCTTCTCCATGTTTCCTGACCAGTCGTTTACCACCGAACCACAACAGCTGACATGCCACAG tTTTGATCTGTTAGGATTTAGACAGGCTCAGACCATGGCCTTTGCCATTGACGAGATCAACAAAAACTCTCGGCTTTTACCCAATGTCACTTTGGGCTACAGTTTGTATGACAACTGTCTCACTCTCGGAGTTGGATTTCGTGCAGCACTGGCATTAATCAGCGGTCAAGAGGAGCATATTGTGTTGAATGAGACCTGTGAAGGAGCCCCTCCAGTTGTAGGACTTGTGGGAGATTCTTCCTCTACACGCACTATTGCTATCTCCACTGTCTTGGGTTTGTACAGAGTGCCGATG GTGAGTTATTTTGCCACATGTGCCTGTCTCAGTGATCGGCAGAGGTTTCCATCGTTCTTTAGGACAATCCCGAGTGATGCTttccag GTGCGCGCCATGCTTCAGATACTGAAACACTTTGGCTGGACTTGGGCGGGTTTGCTGATAAGTGATGATGATTATGGGCTGGACGCCGCCCGCTCCTTCAACTCTGACCTGGATGTGTCTGGAGGAGGCTGTCTGGCCTATGTAGAGATTCTGCCCTGGGAAAAAGATTTGAATGAATTCAAGAGGATCGTGGATGTGATGAGGAAATCCACGGCCCGcgttgttgttgtgtttgcgCATGAGGGTATGATCATTAATCTCATGGAGGAG GTTGTGAGGCAGAACTTGACAGGCCTTCAGTGGCTGGCCAGTGAAGCCTGGTCCACAGCTGCCGTGCTCCAGACCCCTGACCTCATGCCGTACCTCGGGGGCACTCTGGGCATCGCTATCCGTCAAGGAGAGATACCAGGCCTCAGGGACTTCCTGCTCCAAACACGTGCTGATCTACAACACAACACCACCTATGAAAATAGCATG gcaAACCAGTTTTGGGAATTCACATTTCAATGTAAATTTGCACCAGCTCCATCAGGCTGGGTTGAGGATGGGGGAAGGATTTGCTCTGGAGACGAGGATTTGAAGGCCGTGGAAACTGAGTTCTTAGATGTTTCTGATCTCAGGCCTGAGTACAACGTCTACAAAGCTGTGTACGCTCTGGCATACGCCCTTGATGAGCTGCTGAGGTGTGAACCAGGAAAAGGGCCTTTCAGTGAGGAAAGCTGTACAACTTTGCAAACACTTCAACCACGGCAG CTTGTGTATTATCTAGAGAGGGTTAATTTCACCACATCATTTGGTGACCAAGTGTCATTTGATGAGAACGGCGATGCCTTACCAATATATGACGTCATGAACTGGCTCTGGCTCCCTGATGGACAAACAAAAGTTCAAAATGTCGGCGACGTAAAAGTGTCGCCTTTTAATGGTGAACAACTCACACTTGATGGAGACAAAATCTTCTGGAACTTTCAATCAAAAAAG CCGCCGCGGTCGGTGTGCAGCGAGAACTGTCCTCCAGGAACCCGGGTTGTGAGAAAGAAGGGGGAACCTGAGTGTTGTTTTGATTGCATCCCTTGCTCTGAGGGAATGATCAGTAATTACACCA ATTCCCTGGAGTGCTTCAGCTGTCCAGAGGACTTCTGGTCCAGTCCACGGCGAGATCACTGTGTTCTTAGGCAAACAGAGTTCCTCTCCTATCAGGAACCGCTAGGGATCTGCTTGACAGCAGCCTCACTGCTGGGCACATTCATCTGCGCTGTTGTTCTGGGGATCTTCATCTACCACCGCAGTACACCGATAGTACGAGCCAACAACTCAGAACTGAGCTTCAACCTGTTGCTTTCCCTTAAGCTGTGCTTCCTGTGTTCGCTGCTGTTCATCGGACGACCCAGGCTGTGGACATGTCAACTCAGACACGCAGCGTTTGGGATCAGCTTTGTGCTTTGTGTGTCCTGCATCCTGGTTAAAACCATGGTGGTTCTGGCTGTGTTCAAAGCCTCCAAGCCAGGAGGGGGAGCCAGTCTCAAGTGGTTCGGTGCTTCGCAGCAGAGAGGAACTGTTCTGGTTCTCACCTCTGTTCAGGCAGCAATCTGCACTGCCTGGcttgtctcttcttctccttctccacataaaaacaccaaataccACAACGATAAGATAGTTTATGAGTGTGTTGTTGGCTCCACTATTGGTTTTTCCGTGTTACTGGGATACATTGGCGTATTGGCTCTTCTCAGCTTTGTGTTGGCGTTTATGGCGAGGAATCTTCCCGACAACTTTAACGAGGCCAAACTCATCACGTTCAGCATGCTGATCTTCTGTGCTGTGTGGGTGGCCTTTGTTCCTGCTTATGTCAGCTCACCGGGCAAATATGCAGACGCAGTGGAGGTGTTCGCCATCCTGGCCTCCAGTTTTGGCCTCTTGATGGCGCTGTTTGGACCTAAATGTTACATAATTCTGCTGAGACcagaaagaaatacaaagaaagcTCTCATGGGGCGAAGCACTATAGGAACTACTTAA